Proteins encoded within one genomic window of Bradyrhizobium sp. CB1717:
- a CDS encoding PAS domain S-box protein: protein MSNPAADDEPLLSAPDRSRRGRPASPANIRMTLATRLAIAMILLVAVTVAAVGWLGYRNTTQAVIPRVLERVEAQSRLLATNLESYVAGARGDLTGYRSAAAINGLIRAHLGGGIDASDGVSEQTWRERIAARLVAEIEAKPSYAQFRIIGLDDNQRELVRVDRSGPNGTVRIVPDNELEHKSERTYFQETIRLAPGEIYVSPIDLATRQGGTTGLHIPTLRVAMPLFTSGGKPFGIVIANIDMRPALDRVRSTRSPGGEIYVVNSRGDYLVHPDRTQEFGSLRGHPADWRKDFPFFSGLAGTPDVATRLTTDESGRPSGAAIAPALLAGKEWVAIIVTVPPSVFGRVPAAIQKTSLLVGILAVLGAALLAVLVARSLTRPIGRLTAAVEAIGSGRPADIPVDASGETGVLARAFARMVEETQAKTAALEREVREHRRTEAARSHHAAREQLFSAAVESSDDAIVMQSLDAVITGWNPAAERLYGYAASEAIGQSTAIIVPPDRREQGKDYLRRIARGEPIERFETIRLRKDGTPVEISLSLSPIKGPSGEIVGASGAARSLTEARRAERALQQQLEERRQLFDASQDLIMIMDPGGHVVQISPSCEAILGYRPDEMIGRSGVDFIHPSHLERSQEEMRALRRGEHPKLADTRCFHKDRREVWLSWLGNWSEKAKRFFFVGRDMTEARLADESQRESEQLARNIVETALDAFVQTDERAIILNWSSRAEELFGWRRDEALGRSSIDLIVAPSERDRVREGLAHFLDSRDGQMLNRRRELMCCRRDGKEFRAELSVTALKRREGILFNVFYRDLTDKIASEERIRHAEKMEAVGQLTGGVAHDFNNILTVITGTIEILGDAVAKEPELAAITRMIDEAAGRGAELTQHLLAFARKQPLQPREIDINSLIIDTAKLLRPTLGEQIQIESVFEDESCVAIVDPNQLTTAILNLALNARDAMPGGGKLIVETGTAYLDEVYASVNDIRPGHYVLIAVSDTGTGIPANMLARVFDPFFTSKGPGKGTGLGLSMVYGFIKQSAGHIKIYSEEGHGTTIKMYLPPGKTATAVGDGVTPAAIEGGHETILVVEDDRLVRDYVLAQLHALGYVTLQAANAAEALAIVATGKPFDLLFTDVIMPGKMNGRQLADELTKTRPDLKVVYTSGYTENAIIHHGRLDSGVLLLAKPYRKSDLARIIRKALNG, encoded by the coding sequence ATGTCAAATCCGGCCGCCGATGACGAGCCCCTCCTCTCTGCACCGGATCGGAGCAGGCGCGGCCGTCCGGCAAGTCCTGCGAACATCCGCATGACGCTCGCAACGCGGCTGGCCATCGCGATGATCCTGCTGGTGGCGGTGACCGTGGCCGCCGTCGGCTGGCTGGGCTATCGCAACACCACACAAGCGGTCATTCCGCGAGTCCTGGAGCGGGTCGAGGCCCAGTCGCGCCTGCTGGCCACCAATCTCGAATCCTACGTTGCCGGCGCTCGCGGCGATTTGACCGGCTATCGCTCCGCCGCAGCCATCAACGGACTGATCCGCGCTCACCTCGGTGGAGGCATTGACGCTTCCGACGGCGTTTCAGAGCAGACCTGGCGCGAGCGCATCGCGGCGCGGCTCGTAGCCGAGATCGAGGCCAAGCCCAGCTATGCGCAGTTTCGCATCATCGGTCTCGACGATAACCAGCGCGAGCTGGTGCGCGTCGATCGCTCCGGCCCGAATGGAACGGTACGGATCGTCCCCGACAACGAACTGGAGCACAAGAGCGAGCGAACCTATTTTCAGGAAACGATACGGCTGGCACCCGGCGAGATCTATGTCTCGCCCATCGATCTTGCCACCCGCCAGGGCGGCACGACGGGCCTCCACATTCCGACTCTTCGCGTCGCGATGCCCCTGTTCACGTCGGGCGGCAAGCCGTTCGGGATCGTCATCGCCAATATCGACATGCGTCCGGCGCTCGACCGCGTCCGCTCGACCAGGAGTCCGGGAGGAGAGATATACGTCGTGAATTCGCGCGGCGACTATCTCGTCCATCCCGACCGCACGCAGGAATTCGGCTCGTTGCGCGGCCATCCTGCCGATTGGCGCAAAGACTTTCCGTTCTTCTCGGGGCTGGCTGGCACGCCGGACGTCGCCACGCGGCTCACAACCGACGAGTCGGGCCGGCCGAGCGGCGCGGCGATCGCGCCGGCGCTGCTCGCGGGCAAGGAATGGGTCGCCATCATCGTGACCGTTCCCCCGTCCGTCTTCGGTCGCGTGCCGGCCGCCATTCAAAAGACATCCCTTCTCGTCGGCATACTTGCCGTGCTCGGCGCAGCCTTGCTCGCGGTGCTGGTGGCGCGCTCCTTGACCCGTCCGATTGGGCGCCTGACCGCGGCCGTGGAAGCAATCGGCAGCGGGCGGCCCGCAGACATTCCCGTCGATGCGAGCGGGGAGACCGGCGTGCTGGCGCGGGCTTTTGCCCGGATGGTCGAGGAGACGCAGGCGAAGACGGCCGCGCTCGAACGCGAGGTCCGGGAGCATCGCCGCACCGAGGCGGCACGAAGCCATCATGCGGCCCGCGAGCAATTGTTCAGCGCTGCCGTCGAATCATCCGACGACGCGATCGTGATGCAGTCGCTCGATGCCGTCATCACGGGCTGGAATCCCGCCGCCGAACGTCTCTATGGCTATGCGGCGAGCGAGGCGATCGGACAATCCACTGCGATCATCGTGCCGCCCGACCGCCGCGAGCAGGGCAAGGACTATCTGCGACGGATAGCCCGGGGCGAGCCGATCGAACGCTTCGAAACGATACGGCTGCGCAAGGACGGCACGCCGGTCGAAATCTCGCTCAGCCTCTCGCCGATCAAGGGACCGTCGGGCGAAATCGTCGGCGCCTCCGGAGCCGCGCGCAGCCTCACCGAGGCGCGGCGCGCCGAGCGGGCGCTGCAACAGCAGCTCGAGGAGCGGCGACAGCTTTTCGACGCCTCGCAGGACCTGATCATGATCATGGACCCGGGGGGCCATGTCGTGCAGATCAGCCCGAGTTGCGAGGCCATTCTCGGCTACCGGCCCGACGAGATGATCGGCCGCAGCGGCGTGGATTTCATCCACCCCTCGCATCTTGAGCGATCCCAGGAGGAGATGCGCGCGCTCAGGCGCGGCGAGCACCCGAAGCTTGCCGACACCCGCTGCTTCCACAAGGACAGGCGTGAGGTCTGGCTGTCCTGGCTCGGCAACTGGTCCGAGAAGGCCAAGCGCTTCTTCTTCGTCGGCCGCGACATGACCGAGGCGAGGCTGGCGGATGAATCCCAGCGCGAGAGCGAGCAGCTCGCGCGCAACATCGTCGAGACCGCGCTCGACGCCTTCGTCCAGACCGACGAGCGCGCCATCATCCTGAACTGGAGCTCGCGGGCCGAAGAGCTGTTCGGCTGGCGCCGCGACGAAGCGCTGGGCCGGAGCTCGATCGACCTCATCGTCGCTCCCAGCGAACGTGACAGGGTCAGGGAAGGCCTTGCTCACTTCCTCGATTCCAGGGACGGCCAGATGCTCAACCGCCGCCGCGAGCTGATGTGCTGCCGCCGCGACGGCAAGGAATTCAGGGCCGAGCTGAGCGTCACCGCACTGAAGCGTCGCGAAGGCATCCTGTTCAACGTCTTCTACCGCGACCTCACCGACAAGATCGCGTCCGAGGAGCGCATCCGCCACGCCGAGAAGATGGAGGCCGTCGGCCAGCTCACCGGCGGCGTGGCGCACGACTTCAACAACATCCTCACCGTGATCACCGGGACGATCGAAATCCTCGGCGATGCGGTGGCCAAGGAACCCGAGCTCGCGGCGATCACCAGGATGATCGACGAGGCGGCCGGACGCGGCGCCGAGCTGACCCAGCACCTGCTTGCGTTTGCGCGCAAGCAGCCGCTGCAGCCGCGCGAGATCGACATCAACTCGCTGATTATCGACACCGCAAAGCTGCTGCGGCCGACGCTGGGCGAGCAGATCCAGATCGAATCGGTGTTCGAGGACGAGAGCTGCGTGGCGATCGTCGATCCCAACCAGCTCACCACCGCGATCCTCAACCTCGCGCTCAATGCCCGCGATGCCATGCCCGGCGGCGGCAAGCTGATCGTGGAGACGGGCACCGCCTATCTCGACGAGGTCTATGCCAGCGTCAACGATATCAGGCCCGGCCACTACGTGCTGATCGCCGTGAGCGATACCGGCACCGGCATTCCGGCGAACATGCTGGCGCGGGTGTTCGATCCCTTCTTCACCTCGAAGGGACCGGGCAAGGGCACCGGGCTCGGGCTTTCCATGGTCTACGGCTTCATCAAGCAGTCTGCCGGACACATCAAGATCTACAGCGAGGAAGGCCACGGCACCACGATCAAGATGTACCTGCCGCCGGGCAAGACCGCGACGGCGGTCGGCGACGGCGTGACGCCCGCGGCGATCGAGGGTGGACACGAGACGATCCTGGTGGTCGAGGACGACCGTCTGGTGCGCGACTACGTGCTGGCGCAACTGCACGCGCTGGGCTACGTCACCCTGCAGGCTGCGAACGCCGCGGAGGCGCTCGCGATCGTCGCCACCGGAAAGCCGTTCGACCTGCTGTTCACCGACGTCATCATGCCCGGCAAGATGAACGGGCGGCAGCTCGCCGACGAATTGACGAAGACGCGCCCCGATCTCAAGGTGGTCTACACGTCAGGCTATACCGAGAACGCGATCATCCATCACGGCCGGCTGGATTCCGGCGTCCTGCTGCTGGCAAAGCCCTATCGCAAGTCGGATCTGGCGCGGATCATCCGCAAGGCGCTCAACGGGTGA
- a CDS encoding response regulator, translated as MANILIVDDDPAVQITIRLLLERAGHHVTVAGDGHKGLALFEASPFDLLFLDIFMPGMDGLETMRHIRALAPAIPIIVISGRSITPDAYAEPDFLKMATKLGAVASLQKPFRPDALLAAVDGCLKASEPEESDVKSGRR; from the coding sequence GTGGCCAACATCCTGATCGTGGATGACGACCCGGCCGTGCAGATCACCATCCGGCTGCTTCTGGAAAGGGCCGGCCATCACGTCACGGTCGCCGGCGATGGCCACAAGGGACTTGCGCTGTTCGAGGCCAGCCCGTTCGACCTGCTGTTTCTCGACATCTTCATGCCCGGCATGGACGGGCTGGAGACGATGCGCCACATCCGGGCGCTGGCCCCCGCCATTCCGATCATCGTCATTTCCGGGCGCTCGATCACGCCGGACGCCTATGCGGAACCGGATTTCCTGAAAATGGCGACCAAGCTCGGCGCGGTGGCGAGCCTTCAGAAACCGTTCCGGCCCGACGCGCTGCTCGCGGCGGTCGACGGCTGCCTGAAGGCGAGCGAGCCGGAAGAATCCGATGTCAAATCCGGCCGCCGATGA